A region from the Nematostella vectensis chromosome 13, jaNemVect1.1, whole genome shotgun sequence genome encodes:
- the LOC5506865 gene encoding dihydroorotate dehydrogenase (quinone), mitochondrial, whose amino-acid sequence MASFRQKVTRSMLRHGLALIGCTGVVFGGYYTMTGNEKFYSTVVMPAIRLLDAERAHLLAVKAAAYGWTPQDKNKDPEILNTKVFGLQFSNPVGLAAGFDKHAEAVDGLLKMGFGFVEVGSVTPEPQPGNPKPRVFRLVEDQAVINRYGFNSDGHKAASKRLQDRLARSGHPKGVLGINVGKNKTSPDAVSDYVKGVKCFSPLAHYLVINISSPNTPGLRALQGREELTQLIENALEARRQASPSAQPPLLVKIAPDLTEEDKIDIASVITIQGHQIDGLIVSNTTITRPSTLQSPNKTEQGGLSGAPLREMSTEAVGDMYRLTEGKIPIIGVGGISSGQDAYDKIKAGASLVQLYTALAYQGPPVVRKIKRELAELLRKDGFGSVQEAVGINHKRR is encoded by the exons gctTCTTTTAGACAAAAGGTTACACGTAGCATGCTACGGCACGGGCTAGCCCTAATTGGATGCACTGGAGTGGTATTTGGGGGCTATTACACAATGACAGGAAATGAGAAGTTCTACAGTACTGTAGTTATGCCAGCCATAAGGCTACTAGACGCTGAGAGAGCACACCTACTTGCCGTCAAGGCGGCAGCATATGGATGGACACCCCAAGACAAGAACAAGGACCCAGAAATACTG AACACCAAAGTGTTTGGCCTGCAGTTCTCCAACCCTGTAGGGCTGGCAGCAGGATTTGACAAGCATGCAGAGGCTGTAGATGGGCTACTGAAGATGGGTTTTGGGTTTGTGGAGGTTGGCAGTGTTACGCCTGAGCCACAGCCAGGAAATCCAAAGCCACGAGTCTTCAGGCTGGTTGAAGACCAGGCTGTTATTAACCG CTATGGCTTTAACAGTGATGGTCATAAGGCTGCTTCCAAAAGATTACAAGATCGCCTTGCAAGATCAGGCCACCCTAAAGGTGTTCTTGGGATTAATGTTGGCAAGAACAAAACCTCCCCAGATGCAGTATCCGACTATGTAAAAGGTGTCAAGTGTTTTAGCCCGTTAGCACACTATCTGGTCATCAACATATCATCACCAAACACTCCTGGTCTCCGGGCACTACAAGGACGGGAAGAGTTGACACAGCTTATTGAAAAT GCTCTTGAGGCTCGCAGGCAGGCATCACCATCAGCCCAACCACCCCTTCTTGTCAAAATAGCACCAGACCTTACTGAAGAGGACAAAATAGACATTGCCAGTGTCATCACAATACAAGGG CATCAAATTGACGGCCTGATTGTCAGCAACACAACCATCACAAGACCTTCCACCTTACAAAGCCCAAACAAAACAGAACAAGGTGGCCTGAGTGGTGCCCCTTTGCGTGAAATGTCAACAGAAGCTGTGGGTGACATGTACAGACTGACGGAAG GAAAGATCCCTATCATTGGGGTTGGTGGAATCTCCTCTGGACAGGACGCCTATGATAAGATCAAAGCAGGAGCATCTCTAGTCCAGTTGTACACTGCCCTGGCCTACCAGGGACCCCCAGTGGTCAGAAAAATCAAGAGGGAACTTGCAGAACTGCTAAG